The proteins below come from a single Asterias rubens chromosome 9, eAstRub1.3, whole genome shotgun sequence genomic window:
- the LOC117295079 gene encoding EIN3-binding F-box protein 1-like: MPKRLSPSTLHGICLSFIAKNIDHWTGHYEEYHLGQANYLHVLGPFNELNSQLAQDVMNVLIKEQRLSRSCLHLLLFGRALQHLDLSSCNRIVNDEVAGIIASSCKVLHKLDLTNCKRVTSAGFHAIATSLQYLSTLYVTKTNLRSSAAHIIFKNCTELQDVSMKHCQISDQDLMVLCQEVASSKRGTKLKRLDVSYTLVTEMGVRAILKNIPQLQVVDYPSLINCLFDEDIENIESLINSPECYKYKLRSLQCQDFISVSNEMLQAIPTICPQVTQLDLRFAGGFDNSGLCHLAKMHNLKDLQLCCEESEDITFEDGVMPVLIEIGPDLKVLSLQDISGLDPVVICQLCPNLQKLFLLMMKNGKVFNTLGDINNNHPAMTELVELDFWCRNGDDSLSEEALSFILSRSVNVESIGLIRVDSFTTNVLQTILRHNKFTCLKRLSLHECHCMTEDGLSDLLLSSYNQLQFVKLINCLQITRRNYEGWERVAKRDNLNIKIDWK; this comes from the exons ATGCCAAAGCGTCTGTCACCCAGTACACTTCATGGTATCTGTCTTAGTTTTATTGCTAAGAATATTGACCACTGGACTGGTCATTATGAGGAATACCATTTGGGTCAAGCCAATTATCTGCATGTCCTTGGACCCTTCAATGAGCTCA ATTCCCAGCTTGCTCAAGATGTTATGAATGTTCTTATTAAGGAACAGCGACTAAGTAGGTCGTGTCTTCATTTATTGCTGTTTGGTCGTGCACTTCAACATCTAGATCTGAGTAGTTGCAATCGTATTGTAAACGATGAAGTTGCAGGAATTATTGCATCATCTTGTAAG GTCCTTCATAAACTGGATTTGACCAACTGCAAGAGAGTTACATCTGCAGGTTTTCATGCAATAGCTACCAGTCTTCAATATCTATCTACTCTATATGTGACCAAGACAAACTTGCGCAGTTCTGCTGCACATATTATATTCAAGAATTGTACCGAACTGCAAGATGTGTCCATGAAACACTGTCAAATAAGTGATCAAGATCTCATGGTGCTATGTCAAGAAGTAGCTTCCAGTAAGCGTGGAACTAAATTAAAACGCTTAGATGTTTcttacacccttgtcacagagATGGGAGTGCGTGCTATTCTCAAAAACATACCTCAACTCCAAGTGGTAGATTACCCAAGTCTcattaattgtttatttgatgAGGATATAGAGAATATAGAATCCCTCATCAATTCTCCAGAATGCTACAAATACAAACTACGATCATTACAATGTCAGGATTTTATATCAGTATCCAATGAAATGTTACAAGCGATTCCTACAATATGTCCTCAAGTGACCCAACTTGACCTCAGATTTGCTGGTGGGTTTGATAACTCAGGTTTATGCCACCTTGCTAAAATGCACAATTTGAAAGATTTACAGTTGTGTTGTGAGGAAAGTGAAGATATTACATTTGAAGATGGTGTGATGCCAGTCCTTATCGAGATTGGTCCTGATTTGAAAGTCCTATCTCTTCAAGATATCAGTGGTTTAGACCCAGTTGTTATTTGCCAGCTTTGTCCAAACTTACAGAAGTTATTCCTTCTGATGATGAAGAATGGTAAAGTGTTTAATACATTGGGTgacattaataataatcatcCAGCAATGACAGAACTAGTCGAGTTAGATTTCTGGTGTCGGAATGGAGATGACTCACTGTCTGAAGAAGCCCTCAGCTTTATTTTATCAAGAAGCGTTAATGTGGAGTCTATAGGACTAATACGAGTTGACAGTTTTACTACCAATGTTTTACAAACTATTCTTAGACACAATAAGTTTACATGTCTGAAACGTCTGTCATTACATGAATGTCACTGCATGACGGAAGATGGTCTGTCAGATCTGCTTCTAAGCAGTTATAACCAACTACAGTTTGTAAAACTCAttaattgtttacaaattacTCGAAGGAATTATGAGGGATGGGAAAGAGTTGCAAAAAGGGATAATTTGAATATTAAAATAGATTGGAAGTAG
- the LOC117294813 gene encoding polyadenylate-binding protein-interacting protein 2-like: MEEGNPDSNSTQKDILIPATRNEDDINPFEEYMWMGDPKEEDEVNQQIMEEILEEEFIESCFEDMLEEEALGLFSPPNADGDTIDDGIPSLHSLSIDSGAISDLDADGVVAGESGIVEEQDITWRGTAEGVAPSGFGGHDSEGESDNSDSDSLGDNPQR; this comes from the exons atggaggaaggaaatcctGATAGCAACTCAACACAAAAAGACATCCTCATCCCAGCAACAAGAAATGAAGATGATATTAACCCATTTGAAGAGTATATGTGGATGGGTGATCCTAAAGAAGAGGATGAGGTCAATCAACAG ATAATGGAAGAAATTCTGGAGGAGGAATTTATAGAGTCGTGCTTTGAAGACATGTTGGAGGAAGAAGCTCTTGGTTTGTTTTCTCCACCTAATGCAGACGGAGATACTATTGATGATGGAATCCCATCCCTTCATAGTCTTAGTATTGACAGTGGAGCTATTAGTGATTTAGATGCAGATGGAGTAGTGGCAGGAGAGAGTGGTATAGTAGAGGAACAAGACATCACTTGGAGAGGAACAGCAGAAGGAGTTGCTCCTTCTGGGTTTGGAGGACATGACTCGGAAGGAGAATCAGAT aacTCGGACTCGGATTCTTTGGGTGATAATCCACAGAGGTAG
- the LOC117294985 gene encoding sialic acid synthase-like, giving the protein MPLEFEIAPGRMIGGDHPCFVIAEIGQNHQGDIKIAKQMIKIVKEAGADCAKFQKSELQYKFNKAALARPYKSKNSFGKTYGEHKRFLEFSHDQYQELKDYAKEVGIYFTASGMDEAAMEFLHKLDVPFFKVGSGDTNNLPFLTKSAKKGRPMVVSSGMQSMDTMKKVYQTLKVENVNFCMLQCTSAYPLEPEDVHLRILEEYKKEFPDIPIGYSGHESGQTITLGAVALGAKVIERHITLDKTWKGSDHEASLEPHELKELITKIRFLERALGSRVKEMRQCELACHNKLGKSVVAAKDIPEGTILSEDMLTVKVAEPKGYAPENIYDLIGQKTLKAFEYDDSVQEEDVTKA; this is encoded by the exons ATGCCGCTTGAATTTGAGATAGCTCCCGGTCGTATGATTGGAGGGGATCATCCATGCTTCGTTATTGCAGAGATTGGTCAAAACCATCAGGGAGACATCAAAATAGCAAAGCAAATGATTAAAATAGTCAAG GAAGCAGGAGCCGACTGTGCCAAATTTCAGAAATCAGAATTACAATACAAGTTCAATAAAGCGGCTTTAGCTCGCCCTTACAAGTCCAAGAACTCCTTTGGAAAGACTTATGGAGAACATAAACGCTTCTTGGAGTTCAGTCATGATCAGTATCAAGAGCTGAAGGATTACGCAAAGGAAGTTGGCATCTACTTTACAGCATCGGGCATGGATGAG gCGGCGATGGAGTTTTTGCATAAATTGGACGTTCCTTTCTTCAAAGTTGGCTCAGGTGATACCAACAATCTTCCATTTCTTACAAAATCTGCCAAGAAAGGCCGACCAATGGTGGTATCTTCTGGGATGCAATCCATGGATACAATGAAGAAG GTTTACCAAACCCTGAAAGTTGAGAATGTCAATTTCTGCATGCTACAATGCACCAGTGCCTATCCATTGGAGCCAGAAGATGTGCATCTTAGAATTCTTGAG gaATACAAGAAGGAGTTTCCAGACATTCCGATTGGTTATTCAGGTCATGAGAGTGGACAAACAATCACCCTAGGTGCCGTTGCTTTGGGAGCTAAAGTAATAGAGAGGCATATAACACTAGACAAAACCTGGAAGGGCAGTGACCATGAAGCGTCTTTAG AACCACATGAACTGAAGGAGCTTATCACAAAAATCAGGTTTCTTGAAAGAGCCTTGGGGTCAAGGGTTAAAGAGATGCGACAATGTGAGCTTGCTTGTCATAACAAG CTTGGTAAGAGTGTAGTTGCTGCAAAGGACATCCCAGAAGGGACCATTCTTTCTGAAGATATGCTGACTGTGAAAGTTGCAGAACCCAAGGGCTATGCTCCGGAAAACATCTATGACTTGATTGgtcagaaaacattaaaagctTTTGAATATGATGATTCAGTTCAGGAGGAAGATGTTACTAAAGCTTAG